In the genome of Burkholderia diffusa, one region contains:
- a CDS encoding leucyl aminopeptidase: MLNLHRALGYHPALRDKLARGETGKLLVGYDTRNRDVALRAFSALPDSFDAATLCLETTPPADIAAALARADLFVLLYDSSCLPTPSPSGPPFLAAIRPAIVEHWSKSVLFKDYGPHLDEAFAESLDDIAARNGRLIEAAARASQVHFIDEAGNTLTGSLSPDQKWTSVDGMGNLDVVPGEIATHVTDLHGSIVFSGTFLGTVPFAIKYRVTERLATLHVEDSLIVDFDSDDAGFRRDFASYLDRHDNHRRIEEFGIGTNLGIRALYGRNAGFEERHPGLHLGLGGGANGSHHLDLIFAHGTLAFDERIVFDGAFAV; the protein is encoded by the coding sequence ATGCTGAACCTGCACCGCGCGCTCGGCTATCACCCGGCGCTGCGCGACAAGCTCGCACGCGGCGAAACGGGCAAACTGCTGGTCGGCTACGACACCCGCAATCGCGACGTCGCGTTGCGCGCGTTTTCCGCGTTGCCCGACTCGTTCGACGCGGCGACCCTCTGCCTCGAAACCACCCCGCCTGCCGACATCGCCGCCGCGCTCGCGCGCGCGGATCTGTTCGTGCTGCTGTACGACTCGTCGTGCCTGCCGACGCCGTCACCGAGCGGCCCGCCATTCCTGGCCGCGATCCGTCCCGCGATCGTCGAGCACTGGAGCAAGTCGGTGCTGTTCAAGGATTACGGCCCGCATCTCGACGAAGCGTTCGCCGAATCGCTCGACGACATCGCCGCGCGCAACGGCCGGCTGATCGAAGCGGCCGCGCGCGCATCGCAGGTCCACTTCATCGACGAAGCCGGCAACACGCTGACCGGCTCGCTTTCGCCGGACCAGAAATGGACGAGCGTGGACGGGATGGGCAATCTCGACGTCGTGCCCGGCGAGATCGCGACGCACGTCACCGACCTGCACGGCTCGATCGTATTCAGCGGCACGTTCCTCGGCACCGTGCCGTTCGCGATCAAGTACCGCGTGACGGAACGGCTCGCGACGCTGCACGTCGAAGACAGCCTGATCGTCGATTTCGACAGCGACGACGCAGGCTTCCGGCGCGACTTCGCGTCGTACCTCGACCGGCATGACAATCACCGGCGCATCGAGGAGTTCGGCATCGGCACGAACCTGGGCATCCGCGCGCTGTACGGTCGCAACGCCGGGTTCGAGGAGCGCCATCCGGGCCTGCATCTCGGCCTCGGCGGCGGCGCGAACGGCAGCCACCACCTCGACCTGATCTTCGCGCACGGCACGCTCGCGTTCGACGAGCGGATCGTGTTCGACGGCGCGTTCGCCGTCTGA
- a CDS encoding LssY C-terminal domain-containing protein, giving the protein MSETIHAWLSAIGAHPALVLAIVFATACAEAIALIGTVVPAGAVMFAAGTLIGAGALDGWTAIGVAAAGAIVGDGISYELGRHYRGAIRNGWVRLGYADAYARGEQFVLRHGVKSIVLARFLAPVRAVVPVVVGCATLPRRSFYPVNIASALIWAPVHVAPGILFGASAVLAAAISVRVAAILLVVVALVALVWIGVRVALRRGWPLLRRVLAALMYACVRRWPRFGARLHDALVRVRRLPGAVPVFALLFVGCVWLFAGIVQDVVANDPLMHADIALYAFLQNLRTPPVDAAMRALAVLHGHDTGLIVAAAFLVWLMIHRCWITSAWWLATAGIALVLVPAFGAGSPGTIPASLPPGALHVPLPDADAAFAMLASSGIGWVLTRDRPALWRIPVVTAVVLWIVLGGFARLYVGDTWLSGLLGGWSLGLAWFAMLAGAYSYWRVREHVQPRGALVAVLVVLATTGVWTVPAHWQLDRAARPHAGDVVAMTVDQWMRGGWQRVPTRRTEIGGDREEYLPLQWCATSDTLDRHLSMAGWQRATPWSPATALRWLLPQARADALPVLPRYTQGESTRRVFVRVDPARPDSRLVLRLWRYPYVLQDALGMRPLWYGALYRETLHRPARLMTIVRTATVDDAAAIAQALQVEPTVERPPAGMSAAPAAMLLVWMVQP; this is encoded by the coding sequence ATGAGCGAAACGATCCACGCGTGGCTCAGTGCGATCGGCGCGCACCCGGCGCTGGTGCTGGCGATCGTGTTCGCCACCGCCTGCGCCGAGGCGATCGCGTTGATCGGCACGGTCGTGCCGGCCGGTGCGGTGATGTTCGCGGCCGGCACGCTGATCGGCGCGGGCGCGCTCGACGGCTGGACGGCAATCGGCGTCGCGGCCGCCGGCGCGATCGTCGGCGACGGGATCAGCTACGAGCTCGGTCGCCACTACCGCGGCGCGATCCGCAATGGATGGGTCCGGCTGGGCTATGCGGATGCGTATGCGCGTGGCGAGCAGTTCGTGCTGCGCCACGGGGTGAAAAGCATCGTGCTCGCGCGCTTCCTGGCGCCGGTGCGTGCGGTCGTGCCGGTGGTGGTGGGGTGCGCAACGCTGCCGCGCCGGTCGTTCTATCCGGTCAACATCGCGTCGGCGCTGATCTGGGCGCCCGTGCACGTCGCGCCGGGCATCCTGTTCGGCGCGTCGGCGGTGCTGGCCGCCGCGATCAGCGTGCGGGTCGCCGCGATCCTGCTGGTGGTCGTCGCGCTGGTCGCGCTCGTGTGGATCGGCGTGCGCGTCGCGCTGCGGCGCGGCTGGCCGCTGCTGCGCCGTGTGCTCGCCGCGCTCATGTACGCGTGCGTGCGCCGCTGGCCGCGATTCGGCGCGCGGCTGCACGACGCGCTGGTGCGTGTGCGCCGCCTGCCGGGTGCGGTGCCCGTGTTCGCGCTGCTGTTCGTCGGCTGCGTGTGGCTGTTTGCCGGCATCGTGCAGGACGTCGTCGCGAATGATCCGCTGATGCACGCCGACATTGCGCTGTATGCGTTCCTGCAGAACCTGCGCACGCCGCCCGTCGATGCTGCGATGCGTGCGCTCGCGGTGCTGCACGGACACGATACCGGGCTGATCGTCGCAGCGGCGTTTCTCGTCTGGCTGATGATCCATCGCTGCTGGATCACGTCCGCATGGTGGCTCGCGACGGCCGGCATCGCGCTCGTGCTCGTGCCGGCGTTTGGCGCCGGCTCGCCCGGCACGATACCCGCGAGCCTGCCGCCCGGCGCGCTGCACGTGCCGCTGCCCGACGCCGACGCGGCGTTCGCGATGCTCGCGAGCAGCGGCATTGGCTGGGTGCTGACGCGCGACCGGCCCGCGCTGTGGCGCATCCCGGTCGTGACGGCGGTCGTGCTGTGGATCGTGCTCGGCGGTTTCGCGCGGCTGTACGTCGGCGATACGTGGTTGTCGGGTCTGCTCGGCGGCTGGAGCCTCGGGCTCGCGTGGTTCGCGATGTTGGCGGGCGCGTATTCGTACTGGCGCGTGCGCGAGCATGTGCAGCCGCGAGGCGCATTGGTCGCCGTGCTTGTCGTGCTCGCGACGACTGGTGTCTGGACCGTGCCCGCGCATTGGCAGCTCGATCGCGCGGCGCGTCCGCACGCGGGCGACGTCGTCGCGATGACCGTCGATCAGTGGATGCGTGGCGGGTGGCAGCGCGTGCCGACGCGGCGCACCGAAATCGGCGGCGATCGCGAGGAATATCTGCCGCTGCAGTGGTGCGCGACGTCGGACACGCTCGACCGCCATCTTTCGATGGCCGGCTGGCAGCGCGCGACGCCGTGGTCGCCTGCCACGGCATTGCGCTGGCTGCTGCCGCAGGCGCGGGCCGATGCGCTGCCCGTGCTGCCGCGCTACACGCAGGGCGAAAGTACGCGCCGGGTATTCGTGCGTGTCGATCCGGCCCGACCGGACAGCCGCCTCGTACTGCGGCTGTGGCGTTATCCGTATGTGCTGCAGGATGCGCTCGGCATGCGGCCGCTGTGGTATGGCGCGCTGTATCGCGAGACGCTGCATCGGCCCGCGCGGCTGATGACGATCGTGCGCACGGCGACCGTCGACGACGCGGCGGCGATCGCGCAGGCGCTGCAGGTCGAGCCGACGGTCGAGCGGCCGCCGGCGGGGATGAGTGCGGCGCCGGCCGCGATGCTGCTCGTATGGATGGTGCAGCCTTGA
- a CDS encoding ABC transporter permease, with amino-acid sequence MGQPARPLPTDGTPAVLPQAAAPASAGGCTLRASWRAHAPLWLMCAPAFLLFAALVLVPLAMTFALTFYRYDPATGPIAAFQFGNYAEVLGSSYFHTIFARTFGIAALTTAICVAIGTPEAYVLSKMRDPWRSLFLLVILAPLLVSVVVRAFGWSMLLNTSGLVNQALGLVGLGPYKLEYTTFAIVIALVHVMLPFMVIPVWTALQRLDPQTEHAALSLGASPFTTLRRIVVPQLMPGVLSGSLMVFGLSASAFAIPGLLGGRRLKVAATAVYDEFLGSLNWPLGATIAVLLLVANLVVMLTYYRVLERRYARSLGGASR; translated from the coding sequence ATGGGACAGCCTGCCCGACCGCTCCCGACCGACGGTACGCCGGCCGTGCTCCCGCAAGCGGCCGCGCCCGCATCGGCCGGCGGTTGCACGTTGCGTGCGTCATGGCGTGCTCATGCGCCGTTGTGGCTGATGTGCGCGCCCGCGTTCCTCCTCTTCGCCGCGCTCGTGCTCGTGCCGCTCGCGATGACGTTCGCGCTCACGTTCTACCGTTACGACCCGGCCACCGGCCCGATCGCCGCGTTCCAGTTCGGCAACTACGCGGAGGTGCTCGGCTCGTCGTACTTCCACACGATCTTCGCGCGCACGTTCGGCATCGCCGCGCTGACCACCGCGATCTGCGTCGCGATCGGCACGCCCGAAGCGTACGTGTTGTCGAAAATGCGCGACCCGTGGCGCTCGCTGTTCCTGCTCGTCATCCTTGCCCCGCTGCTCGTATCGGTCGTCGTGCGCGCATTCGGCTGGAGCATGCTGCTCAACACGAGCGGGCTCGTGAACCAGGCGCTCGGGCTCGTCGGTCTCGGGCCGTACAAGCTCGAATACACGACGTTCGCGATCGTGATCGCGCTGGTGCACGTGATGCTGCCGTTCATGGTGATTCCCGTGTGGACCGCGCTGCAGCGGCTCGATCCGCAGACCGAGCACGCGGCGCTGTCGCTCGGCGCATCGCCGTTCACGACGCTGCGCCGTATCGTGGTACCGCAACTGATGCCGGGCGTGCTGTCCGGCAGCCTGATGGTGTTCGGGTTGTCGGCGAGCGCATTCGCGATTCCGGGCCTGCTCGGCGGACGCCGGTTGAAGGTCGCGGCAACCGCCGTCTACGACGAATTCCTCGGCTCGCTGAACTGGCCGCTCGGCGCGACGATCGCGGTGCTGCTGCTGGTCGCGAACCTCGTCGTGATGCTCACCTACTACCGCGTGCTCGAACGCCGCTATGCGCGCAGCCTCGGAGGCGCTTCCCGATGA
- a CDS encoding YbfB/YjiJ family MFS transporter, which translates to MRAAPQPEHAGRARPDARATEPDRMAAWRLAICLSLGSAIALGLARFSYALLLPPMKADLGWSFAQAGALNTANAAGYLIGALVFPFLSRRWRSGSLLAAGCALTAVLMAACGLTSGMNALLVERLATGVGSALIFISGGVLAARLASASPRDAGLLLGLYYGGTGWGIVASSLLVPATLVHRAHGWQPAWFALAFACVLFSAIAVAAARRIEHAHAAPAGRRDGAAPAASASAARFALALAGYGLFGVGYIGYMTFIVALLRGAGMSGVVVSAFYVMLGVATVVSARLWSGLLDRMRGGQALAALNALLGVATLMPALFVHPAAAFASGVLFGATFLSAVASTTAFVRHNLPPEGWAKGISAFTTIFAFGQIAGPVAIGWVSDSAGLARGLVYSALTLFAGAALAAGQRALRGAT; encoded by the coding sequence ATGCGCGCAGCGCCGCAACCGGAGCACGCCGGCCGAGCACGGCCCGATGCACGCGCCACCGAACCCGACCGGATGGCCGCGTGGCGGCTCGCGATCTGCCTGTCGCTCGGCAGCGCGATCGCGCTCGGCCTCGCGCGCTTCTCGTATGCATTGCTGCTGCCGCCGATGAAGGCCGATCTCGGCTGGAGCTTCGCGCAGGCCGGCGCGCTGAACACGGCGAACGCGGCCGGTTACCTGATCGGCGCACTCGTTTTCCCGTTCCTGTCGCGCCGCTGGCGCAGCGGCTCGCTGCTGGCGGCCGGCTGCGCGCTGACCGCGGTGTTGATGGCCGCATGCGGGCTCACGTCCGGCATGAACGCGCTGCTCGTCGAGCGGCTCGCGACCGGTGTTGGCAGCGCGCTGATCTTCATCAGCGGCGGCGTGCTGGCCGCGCGGCTCGCGTCCGCGTCGCCGCGCGATGCAGGGCTGCTGCTCGGGCTTTATTACGGCGGCACGGGGTGGGGCATCGTTGCATCATCGCTGCTCGTGCCCGCGACGCTCGTGCATCGCGCGCACGGCTGGCAACCGGCATGGTTCGCGCTCGCGTTCGCATGCGTGCTGTTCTCGGCGATCGCCGTGGCGGCGGCGCGTCGCATCGAGCATGCGCACGCGGCGCCGGCCGGGCGGCGCGACGGTGCCGCGCCGGCGGCGAGCGCGAGCGCCGCGCGCTTCGCACTTGCGCTCGCGGGCTACGGGCTGTTCGGCGTTGGCTACATCGGCTATATGACGTTCATCGTCGCGCTGCTGCGTGGCGCGGGAATGAGCGGCGTGGTCGTGTCCGCGTTCTACGTGATGCTCGGCGTCGCGACCGTCGTGTCGGCGCGGCTGTGGTCGGGGTTGCTCGACCGGATGCGCGGCGGCCAGGCGCTCGCCGCGCTCAATGCGTTGCTCGGCGTGGCGACGCTGATGCCCGCGCTGTTCGTACATCCGGCGGCCGCGTTCGCGTCGGGCGTGCTGTTCGGCGCGACGTTCCTGTCGGCGGTCGCGTCGACGACCGCGTTCGTGCGCCACAACCTGCCACCGGAAGGCTGGGCGAAGGGCATCAGCGCGTTCACGACGATTTTCGCGTTCGGGCAGATCGCCGGGCCTGTCGCGATCGGCTGGGTGTCCGACAGCGCGGGGCTCGCGCGCGGGCTCGTCTATTCGGCGCTGACGCTGTTCGCGGGCGCGGCGCTCGCGGCGGGACAGCGCGCGTTGCGGGGAGCGACGTAA
- a CDS encoding NAD(P)/FAD-dependent oxidoreductase, protein MSDALRPVIVGAGPAGVRAAEALVDAGLRPVVIDENARWGGQIYRQPPAEGAFARGKRVLYGFEAAKADAVHRTMAALLPHVDYRPNTLAWACGAGRVDTLQDGRETTVPFSHLIVASGATDRMLPVPGWTLAGVYTLGGAQVALKAQGCAIGSRIVFAGTGPLLYLVAYQYAKAGARVAAVLDTSPLRQQAAATPALLRMPSTFAKGLYYIGWLRAHGVAIETGVTLERVLGERHVTGLAWRAAGGGAPPRMLDCDALGLGFGLRSETQLADLAGCRFSFDPLNRAWLPERDAAGRTSVPGIYVAGDGAGIAGADAAEASGRRAALALLDDAGIDTSSPARAGKPDAAMLERRLARLGAFRAGLEAAFAPPAALAARCPDDTIVCRCEEIDAGALRRCIRAGEATELNRVKALTRAGMGRCQGRMCGDATALVLAAETGRSLEDVGRLRAQPPVKPFPISAALAGDDVAAIPDEARDE, encoded by the coding sequence ATGAGCGACGCATTGCGCCCGGTGATCGTCGGCGCCGGGCCGGCCGGCGTACGCGCGGCAGAGGCGCTGGTCGACGCGGGGCTGCGCCCCGTCGTGATCGACGAGAACGCGCGGTGGGGCGGACAGATCTATCGTCAACCGCCGGCCGAAGGTGCGTTCGCGCGCGGCAAGCGCGTGCTGTACGGCTTCGAGGCTGCGAAGGCCGATGCCGTGCACCGGACCATGGCCGCGCTGCTGCCGCATGTCGACTATCGACCCAACACGCTCGCATGGGCTTGCGGCGCCGGCCGCGTCGACACGCTGCAGGACGGTCGCGAGACGACCGTGCCGTTCTCTCATCTGATCGTCGCGAGCGGTGCGACCGACCGCATGCTGCCGGTGCCGGGTTGGACGCTCGCCGGCGTCTACACGCTCGGTGGCGCGCAGGTCGCGCTGAAGGCGCAGGGCTGCGCGATCGGCAGCCGCATCGTGTTCGCGGGTACGGGACCACTGCTGTATCTCGTCGCCTATCAATACGCGAAGGCCGGCGCGCGGGTCGCCGCGGTGCTCGACACGAGCCCGCTGCGCCAGCAGGCAGCCGCGACACCGGCCCTGCTGCGCATGCCGTCCACCTTTGCGAAGGGGCTGTACTACATCGGCTGGCTGCGCGCGCATGGCGTCGCGATCGAAACGGGCGTCACGCTCGAGCGCGTGCTCGGCGAGCGGCACGTGACGGGACTCGCATGGCGCGCGGCCGGCGGCGGCGCGCCGCCGCGGATGCTCGACTGCGATGCGCTCGGCCTCGGCTTCGGGCTGCGTTCGGAAACCCAGCTTGCGGATCTCGCCGGCTGCCGGTTCAGTTTCGATCCGCTTAACCGCGCATGGCTGCCCGAGCGCGACGCGGCCGGCCGCACGTCCGTGCCCGGCATCTACGTCGCGGGCGACGGCGCCGGCATCGCAGGCGCCGACGCTGCCGAGGCGTCCGGGCGACGCGCCGCGCTTGCGCTGCTCGACGATGCGGGCATCGACACGTCGTCGCCCGCGCGCGCCGGCAAACCCGATGCGGCGATGCTGGAACGCAGGCTGGCCCGGCTCGGCGCGTTCCGCGCGGGCCTCGAAGCCGCGTTCGCGCCGCCGGCCGCACTCGCCGCGCGCTGCCCCGACGACACGATCGTGTGCCGCTGCGAGGAAATCGATGCGGGTGCGCTGCGACGCTGCATTCGCGCCGGCGAAGCGACCGAGCTGAATCGGGTGAAGGCGCTGACACGCGCCGGGATGGGCCGCTGCCAGGGCCGCATGTGCGGCGACGCGACCGCACTCGTGCTCGCCGCGGAGACCGGCCGTTCGCTGGAGGACGTCGGTCGGTTGCGCGCGCAACCACCGGTAAAGCCGTTCCCGATCTCCGCCGCGCTCGCGGGCGACGATGTCGCGGCGATCCCCGACGAGGCGCGCGATGAGTGA
- a CDS encoding NAD(P)/FAD-dependent oxidoreductase, with amino-acid sequence MSEHRHYDVAIVGGGLVGASAALALTTRGLRVALFERRDCGAQASGVNYGGVRCQGRPAEQLPLALRARRIWDRLPELIGIDGEFVVSGHLRLARSDADLDALDAYAMLAGEHGLPLQVMRGDAFRRRYPWLGRAAVGGSLCATDGHANPRVVSPAFARAARAAGSDVFEHTPVDEVRHDGTRFHVHAGDRACTATWLINSAGAWANTIAARFGEAVPMEPIYPNMWVTEPLPPFITHNLGVYGGGVYARQVARGNCVIGGGRGRGDGEFGQPSVDTTRAVMRDACALLPALRDALLIRTWSGVEGCTPDHNPIIGASRTTPNLLHAFGFSGGGFLLAPGVGEVLADLVVTGETATPLDAFSIGRFFREAAPTAPFRQEETQR; translated from the coding sequence ATGAGTGAGCATCGGCACTACGACGTCGCGATCGTCGGCGGCGGGCTCGTCGGTGCATCGGCCGCGCTGGCGCTGACGACGCGCGGCTTGCGCGTCGCCCTGTTCGAGCGCCGCGACTGCGGCGCGCAGGCGAGCGGCGTGAATTACGGCGGCGTACGCTGCCAGGGCCGCCCTGCCGAACAGCTGCCGCTCGCGCTGCGCGCGCGGCGCATCTGGGATCGCCTGCCCGAGCTGATCGGCATCGACGGCGAGTTCGTCGTGTCGGGCCACTTGCGGCTCGCGCGCAGCGACGCCGATCTCGATGCACTCGATGCCTATGCGATGCTCGCCGGCGAGCACGGCCTGCCGCTGCAGGTGATGCGCGGCGACGCGTTCCGCCGCCGCTATCCGTGGCTCGGCCGCGCGGCGGTGGGCGGCTCGCTGTGCGCGACCGACGGACATGCGAACCCGCGCGTCGTGTCGCCCGCATTCGCGCGCGCAGCCCGCGCGGCAGGCTCCGACGTATTCGAGCACACGCCGGTCGATGAGGTCCGGCACGACGGCACGCGTTTTCACGTTCATGCCGGCGACCGCGCATGCACCGCGACGTGGCTGATCAACTCGGCCGGCGCATGGGCGAACACGATCGCCGCACGCTTCGGCGAAGCCGTGCCGATGGAGCCGATCTACCCGAACATGTGGGTAACCGAACCTCTGCCGCCGTTCATCACGCACAACCTCGGCGTGTACGGCGGCGGCGTTTACGCGCGGCAGGTTGCGCGCGGCAACTGCGTGATCGGTGGCGGGCGCGGCCGCGGCGACGGCGAATTCGGTCAGCCGTCGGTCGATACGACACGCGCGGTAATGCGCGATGCGTGCGCGCTGCTGCCCGCATTGCGCGACGCGCTGCTGATCCGCACGTGGAGCGGCGTCGAAGGCTGCACGCCGGACCACAACCCGATCATCGGCGCGAGCCGCACGACGCCGAACCTGCTGCATGCGTTCGGCTTTTCCGGCGGCGGTTTCCTGCTCGCGCCGGGCGTCGGCGAGGTGCTCGCCGATCTCGTCGTAACGGGCGAAACCGCCACGCCACTCGATGCATTCTCGATCGGCCGCTTCTTCCGCGAAGCCGCGCCGACCGCCCCTTTCCGTCAAGAGGAGACCCAACGATGA
- a CDS encoding ABC transporter substrate-binding protein, with protein sequence MKLLGTIAAAAAFCIAGASAPAFAQTKTIYVGMNGGPMEKAYTSQVLPDFEKANNVKVVVVPGTSSDVLAKLLANRNKPQIHVAFLDDGVMARAVSLGVCQKLDDSPVLKELYPFARMKDDVGAGVQLGMTGIAYNKKLFAEKGWAPPTSWMDFADPKYKGKVVFQSASSSTFGLHGFLAINRLLGGSEQNVEPGFSKWASTVGPNVVEYIPNSAKISEMVQTGEAGLFPLTPTGVGDLQDKGIPVAYANPKEGPVLLLVDLCVVANNPDPQLAQKLAQFLLSAPAQTKAAEAGKQIPTNRLAKMPAAMQQSLGNIDELVRKVTVVDWTAINARRAQWDTRWNRQIER encoded by the coding sequence ATGAAACTGCTCGGAACGATCGCGGCGGCTGCCGCCTTCTGCATCGCAGGCGCCAGCGCGCCCGCATTCGCGCAAACGAAGACGATCTATGTCGGCATGAACGGCGGCCCGATGGAAAAGGCCTATACGAGCCAGGTGCTGCCCGACTTCGAGAAAGCGAACAACGTGAAGGTCGTCGTCGTGCCCGGCACGTCGTCGGACGTGCTCGCGAAGCTGCTCGCGAACCGCAACAAGCCCCAGATCCACGTCGCGTTCCTCGACGACGGCGTGATGGCGCGCGCGGTCAGCCTCGGCGTATGCCAGAAGCTCGACGATTCGCCGGTGCTGAAGGAGCTGTATCCGTTCGCGCGGATGAAGGACGACGTCGGCGCGGGCGTGCAGCTCGGGATGACGGGCATCGCGTACAACAAGAAACTGTTCGCGGAGAAAGGCTGGGCGCCGCCGACGTCGTGGATGGATTTCGCCGATCCGAAATACAAGGGCAAGGTCGTGTTCCAGTCCGCGTCGAGCAGCACGTTCGGGCTGCACGGATTTCTCGCGATCAACCGGCTGCTCGGCGGCAGCGAACAGAACGTCGAGCCGGGCTTCAGCAAGTGGGCGAGCACGGTCGGGCCGAACGTCGTCGAGTACATCCCGAACTCCGCGAAGATCTCCGAGATGGTGCAGACCGGCGAGGCCGGCCTGTTCCCGCTGACGCCGACCGGCGTCGGCGACCTGCAGGACAAGGGCATTCCGGTTGCGTATGCGAACCCGAAGGAAGGCCCGGTGCTGCTGCTCGTCGACCTTTGCGTGGTCGCGAACAACCCAGATCCGCAACTGGCGCAGAAGCTCGCGCAGTTCCTGCTGTCCGCGCCCGCGCAGACGAAGGCGGCGGAGGCCGGCAAACAGATCCCGACCAACCGCCTCGCGAAGATGCCCGCCGCGATGCAGCAAAGCCTCGGCAACATCGACGAGCTGGTGCGCAAGGTGACGGTGGTCGACTGGACGGCGATCAACGCACGCCGCGCGCAATGGGACACGCGCTGGAACCGGCAGATCGAGCGGTAA
- a CDS encoding GNAT family N-acetyltransferase, whose translation MITLRPMTEDDFPRFWPTYHAIVAAQETYAFDPAATQETARALWLDAPLCTWVAEDDGVLLGSYYLKANAAGPGNHVCNCGYMVAEAARGKGVARLMCEHSQQVARERGFLAMQFNSVVATNEVAVALWQKLGFEIVGRLPRAYRHARLGFVDCLVMYKWLGDTAAAEA comes from the coding sequence ATGATCACGCTTCGCCCGATGACCGAAGATGATTTCCCCCGCTTCTGGCCCACGTACCACGCGATCGTCGCCGCGCAGGAGACCTATGCATTCGATCCGGCGGCGACGCAGGAGACCGCTCGCGCGCTGTGGCTCGACGCGCCGCTCTGCACGTGGGTCGCCGAGGACGATGGCGTGCTGCTCGGCTCGTACTACCTGAAGGCCAACGCGGCCGGGCCCGGCAATCACGTGTGCAACTGCGGGTATATGGTCGCCGAGGCCGCGCGCGGCAAGGGCGTCGCGCGCCTGATGTGCGAGCACTCGCAGCAGGTCGCTCGCGAACGCGGTTTTCTCGCGATGCAGTTCAATTCGGTGGTCGCGACGAACGAGGTGGCGGTCGCGCTGTGGCAGAAGCTCGGCTTCGAGATCGTCGGCCGCTTGCCGCGCGCGTATCGCCACGCGCGGCTCGGCTTCGTCGACTGCCTCGTGATGTACAAGTGGCTCGGCGATACGGCGGCCGCCGAAGCCTGA
- a CDS encoding (2Fe-2S)-binding protein, translating to MTTPVSRSTGLADDGAQFVRVAERERAAVAFMLDGRPAHALAGDTVLTAILVAQRRVRVSEFSGKPRAGFCLIGACQDCWVRTEAGARVRACSTPIVDGMRILTGAQPAAAGDAS from the coding sequence ATGACGACTCCCGTTTCCCGTTCCACAGGCCTCGCGGACGACGGTGCGCAGTTCGTGCGCGTTGCCGAACGCGAGCGCGCCGCCGTCGCGTTCATGCTCGATGGCCGTCCCGCGCACGCGCTCGCCGGCGACACCGTGCTCACCGCGATCCTCGTCGCGCAGCGCCGCGTGCGTGTGAGCGAATTCAGCGGCAAGCCGCGCGCGGGCTTTTGCCTGATCGGCGCATGCCAGGACTGCTGGGTGCGCACCGAGGCCGGCGCACGCGTGCGCGCATGTTCGACGCCGATCGTCGACGGCATGCGGATTCTCACGGGTGCGCAGCCCGCCGCGGCGGGAGACGCATCATGA
- a CDS encoding ABC transporter permease, with product MRKNGPFALAFHTLVMLFVLAPLVIVVLVAFTPDETLTLPTHGLSLRWFRAILDYPDFVTAFANSVKLAFASATLSLAIALPAGLAIGRAVFPGRAFLNGLLLSPLVIPGLVLGIALLRFFALIGATGSFAWLVVAHMIVITPFVMRLVLASVTGLDRSVEQAACSLGADPWTTFRRITLPMIVPGITGGWLLAFINSFDELTMSIFVTSPQTVTLPVRMYMYATESIDPMMASVSALVIFITAGAMLLLDRVYGLNRILIGQH from the coding sequence ATGAGAAAGAACGGCCCCTTCGCCCTCGCGTTCCACACGCTCGTGATGCTGTTCGTGCTCGCGCCGCTCGTGATCGTCGTGCTCGTCGCGTTCACGCCCGACGAAACGCTCACGTTGCCGACGCATGGCCTGTCGCTGCGCTGGTTCCGCGCGATCCTCGACTATCCGGACTTCGTCACCGCCTTCGCCAACAGCGTGAAGCTCGCGTTCGCATCGGCGACGCTGTCGCTCGCGATTGCGTTGCCCGCCGGGCTCGCGATCGGTCGCGCGGTGTTTCCCGGCCGCGCGTTCCTCAACGGCCTGCTGCTGTCGCCGCTCGTGATCCCCGGCCTCGTGCTCGGCATCGCGCTGCTGCGGTTCTTCGCGCTGATCGGCGCAACCGGCTCGTTCGCGTGGCTGGTGGTCGCGCACATGATCGTCATCACGCCGTTCGTGATGCGGCTCGTGCTCGCGTCCGTCACCGGCCTCGATCGCAGCGTCGAACAGGCCGCATGCTCGCTCGGCGCCGATCCGTGGACGACGTTTCGCCGCATCACGCTGCCGATGATCGTGCCCGGCATCACCGGCGGCTGGCTGCTCGCGTTCATCAACAGCTTCGATGAACTGACGATGTCGATCTTCGTCACGTCGCCGCAGACCGTCACGCTGCCGGTGCGCATGTACATGTACGCGACCGAATCGATCGATCCGATGATGGCGTCGGTATCGGCGCTCGTTATCTTCATCACCGCCGGCGCGATGCTGCTGCTCGATCGCGTGTACGGCCTGAACCGCATCCTGATCGGCCAACACTGA